In a single window of the Gossypium hirsutum isolate 1008001.06 chromosome D02, Gossypium_hirsutum_v2.1, whole genome shotgun sequence genome:
- the LOC107909758 gene encoding serine/threonine protein phosphatase 2A 57 kDa regulatory subunit B' theta isoform gives MIKQILGRLPRKPSKSSENREFGGSSAPPLSNPSHSRSSDIMGNHRLLIDNAPLPGPNSASTFAYSHGSRLSQVVDQKLNGNSGTAPYEALPGFKDVPSSEKQNLFLRKLSLCCVVFDFSDPMKNLKEKDIKRQTLLELVDYVSSANGKFSESVMQEAVKMVSANLFRPLTPQPRENKVLEAFDLEEEEPLVDPAWPHLQIVYEFFLRFVASPETDAKLAKRYIDHSFVLKLLDLFDSEDPREREYLKTILHRIYGKFMVHRPYIRKAINNIFFRFIFETEKHNGIAELLEVLGSIINGFALPLKEEHKLFLVRALIPLHKPKCLPMYHQQLSYCITQFVEKDCKLADTVIRGLLKYWPITNSSKEVMFLSELEEILEATQPAEFQRCMVPLFQKIARCLSSSHFQVAERALYLWNNDHIESLIRQNSRVILPIIFPALEQNGHNHWNQVVQSLTLNVRKIFSDTDPELFEECLNKFRENTEKWEEIKTKHEAAWKRIEEIAVSNAANGEAVLVPHVVASETS, from the exons ATGATCAAGCAGATACTAGGCAGGCTTCCTCGAAAGCCATCTAAGTCGTCTGAGAATCGTGAATTTGGGGGTTCGTCTGCTCCTCCTTTGAGTAATCCCTCCCACTCCAGAAGCAGTGATATCATGGGTAATCATAGGCTGCTAATTGATAACGCCCCTCTTCCTGGCCCTAATTCTGCTTCTACTTTCGCATATAGCCATGGAAGTAGACTCTCCCAAGTTGTTGATCAAAAACTTAATGGGAACTCAGGAACTGCTCCATATGAAGCTTTGCCAGGATTTAAGGATGTTCCTAGCTCTGAGAAGCAAAACTTGTTTCTTAGAAAGCTGAGCTTGTGTTGCGTTGTATTTGATTTCTCTGACCCAATGAAGAACTTGAAAGAGAAGGACATCAAGCGACAGACGTTACTTGAGCTTGTGGATTATGTTAGTTCTGCGAATGGAAAGTTTTCTGAATCCGTTATGCAAGAAGCTGTAAAGATGGTGTCTGCCAACTTGTTTCGACCTCTTACTCCACAGCCTCGTGAAAACAAGGTGCTAGAAGCCTTCGATTTGGAAGAGGAAGAGCCATTGGTGGACCCTGCATGGCCTCACTTGCAAATTGTATATGAATTCTTTCTGAGATTTGTGGCATCTCCCGAAACTGATGCGAAGTTGGCCAAGAGATATATTGACCATTCTTTTGTTCTTAAATTATTGGATCTCTTTGATTCTGAAGATCCAAGGGAGAGGGAGTATCTAAAAACAATTCTGCATCGTATCTATGGCAAGTTTATGGTGCATCGTCCATATATCAGGAAAGCTATTAACAATATTTTCTTCCGTTTTATTTTTGAAACGGAGAAGCATAATGGGATAGCTGAGCTTTTAGAGGTTTTGGGAAGTATAATCAATGGGTTTGCTCTGCCACTCAAAGAAGAGCACAAGTTATTCCTTGTCCGGGCACTAATACCCCTTCACAAACCAAAATGCTTGCCGATGTACCACCAGCAGTTATCTTACTGCATCACGCAGTTTGTCGAGAAAGACTGCAAACTAGCTGATACTGTTATAAGGGGATTGTTGAAATACTGGCCAATTACTAATAGCTCAAAGGAAGTCATGTTCCTCAGTGAGCTTGAAGAAATTTTGGAAGCTACTCAGCCTGCTGAATTTCAGAGATGTATGGTACCCTTGTTCCAAAAAATTGCACGATGTTTGAGCAGTTCACACTTTCAG GTAGCAGAGAGGGCTTTGTACTTGTGGAATAACGATCACATTGAGAGCTTAATTAGACAAAACAGCAGAGTTATACTGCCCATTATATTCCCTGCCTTGGAGCAAAATGGGCATAACCATTGGAATCAGGTTGTACAGAGCTTGACGCTTAATGTTCGCAAGATTTTTTCTGATACCGATCCTGAGCTATTTGAGGAATGCTTGAACAAGTTTCGAGAAAATACAGAAAAGTGGGAAGAGATCAAAACAAAACACGAAGCGGCCTGGAAGCGCATAGAAGAGATTGCGGTATCAAATGCTGCAAATGGTGAAGCAGTTCTTGTTCCTCATGTTGTAGCTTCAGAAACATCATGA